A section of the Desulfotignum phosphitoxidans DSM 13687 genome encodes:
- a CDS encoding ABC transporter ATP-binding protein, with protein sequence MQLNIQNLNVSYGNIKALHGISFSVAAGEILTIIGANGAGKSTTLRAISRMIPCESGSVMEFNGRNILKYSADKVVSKLGISHVPEGRRIFGNLTVTENLTLACFARKDKDQIEADRKWVFDLFPRLEERRHQLAGTLSGGEQQMLAVGRGYMSGHQMMLLDEPSMGLAPLLMLDMFDALREINKLGTTILLVEQNARLALKFAQRGYVIENGSLVLEGPTDELLDNPEVKKAYLGA encoded by the coding sequence AAAACCTGAATGTATCCTACGGCAATATCAAGGCCCTTCACGGCATCAGTTTTTCCGTGGCAGCCGGAGAAATCCTCACCATCATCGGTGCCAACGGGGCGGGAAAAAGCACCACTCTGCGGGCCATTTCCCGGATGATCCCCTGTGAATCCGGATCTGTCATGGAATTCAACGGCCGGAACATTTTAAAATATTCAGCAGACAAAGTGGTGTCAAAACTGGGGATCTCCCATGTGCCGGAAGGCCGCCGTATTTTCGGAAACCTCACCGTAACGGAAAACCTGACACTGGCCTGTTTTGCCAGAAAAGACAAAGACCAGATTGAAGCGGACCGAAAATGGGTGTTTGACCTGTTTCCCCGGCTGGAAGAACGCCGCCACCAGCTGGCAGGCACCCTGTCCGGCGGTGAGCAGCAGATGCTGGCCGTTGGCAGAGGATATATGTCCGGACACCAGATGATGCTTCTGGATGAACCCTCCATGGGACTGGCACCCCTGCTCATGCTGGACATGTTTGATGCCTTAAGGGAGATCAACAAACTGGGCACCACCATTTTGCTGGTGGAGCAGAACGCCCGGCTGGCTCTGAAGTTTGCCCAGCGGGGGTATGTGATTGAAAACGGTTCCCTGGTGCTGGAAGGGCCCACGGATGAACTGCTGGATAATCCCGAGGTAAAAAAAGCGTATCTGGGGGCTTGA